The genomic region GCGGGACATCGCCGAGGGGGCCGATCTCACGCCGGGCATCAAGGTCGCTGTAATCCGGTCGCTCGTGCGTCCAGCCGAAGCGCTCGGCGATGTCGGCGAGGGCCGTGACCTTGGTCGCATCGGGACCGCTTTCGAAGCCGTGGGAAAGAATGCAATGTCCGCGCAGTTTCAACATCAGTCCTCGATCCAGGTGACCGCATCGTCGATGCGGAAGGTGCCGCCTTGCAGAACCCGCGCGCACAGGCCGCCATGGCCGCGCATCGCGTTGTATCCGCCCGGACCGAGCGCGGTTTCCATCCGCGAACAGGGATCGCAGGGCGCGGTGCCTTCGCAGAGCACGTCGCCGATCAGGAAACGACGCCCTTTCAGCGCGATCAGCGGAATGCCGGACACCACCAGATTGCGCCGCAGCGCCGCCGTCTCGACAGCGTCGAGCCCGGCCAGCGCAGCGATGGCCGGCAGGTGCTCGGCCTGGATCAGGGTGATCCCGCGCTTGCCGCT from Lysobacter sp. harbors:
- a CDS encoding MOSC domain-containing protein, which translates into the protein MSLPPPESELHRLMTQFPRAGQVRWIGLRPARSVPMRAVDSAEAVAGGGLRGDRYASASGKRGITLIQAEHLPAIAALAGLDAVETAALRRNLVVSGIPLIALKGRRFLIGDVLCEGTAPCDPCSRMETALGPGGYNAMRGHGGLCARVLQGGTFRIDDAVTWIED